A single Candoia aspera isolate rCanAsp1 chromosome 9, rCanAsp1.hap2, whole genome shotgun sequence DNA region contains:
- the LOC134502723 gene encoding small serum protein 2-like — translation MKYFSFITSTKQTPAICEANVFLLAVANLAECSPRKFFGKCSRGGLGSYIAFLDICINWRSRCPADLREKGYSWSQKSLLLTKSFWTFPKARMRVFFSLMIFSFTLATCERACWFKEHQLEVRDGQEVRPNTCTDPHDNTTHLILSTWTTAYCLRCECHRAGRFCCERFTGIAEKEGCKSVANTETCEYELYSLDDPSKRCS, via the exons ATGAAATACTTTTCGTTTATCACATCTACCAAACAAACACCAGCTATTTGTGAAGCAAATGTTTTCCTTCTGGCAGTGGCTAATTTAGCAGAATGTTCACCCAGAAAATTTTTTGGAAAGTGCTCAAGGGGCGGTCTCGGTTCTTACATTGCCTTCTTGGACATCTGTATAAATTGGAGGAGCAGATGTCCTGCCGACCTCAGAGAGAAGGGCTACTCCTGGTCACAGAAGTCACTCCTCCTGACCAAGAGTTTCTGGACATTCCCCAAAGCCAGGATG AGAGTCTTCTTCAGCCTGATGATCTTCTCTTTCACGCTGGCTACATGTGAAAGAGCTTGCTGGTTTAAAGAGCATCAACTGGAGGTTAGAGATG GTCAAGAGGTGAGGCCAAATACATGCACTGATCCGCATGATAATACAACACATCTCATTCTATCCACCTGGACTACAGCTTATTGCTTGAGATGTGAGTGCCATAGAGCTGGGAGGTTCTGCTGTGAGAG aTTTACTGGTATTGCAGAAAAAGAAGGATGCAAATCAGTGGCTAATACAGAAACCTGTGAATATGAACTCTATAGTCTTGATGACCCATCGAAGCGCTGTTCCTAA
- the LOC134502724 gene encoding small serum protein 2-like yields the protein MKYFSFITSTKQTPAICEANVFLLAVANLAECSPRKFFGKCSRGGLGSYIAFLDICINWRSRCPADLREKGYSWSQKSLLLTKSFWTFPKARMRVFFSLMIFSFTLATCERACWFKEHQLEVRDGQEVRPNTCTDPHDNTTHLILSTWNTAYCLRCECRRAGRICCERFPDIAEKEGCKSVANTETCEYELYSLDDPSKRCS from the exons ATGAAATACTTTTCGTTTATCACATCTACCAAACAAACACCAGCTATTTGTGAAGCAAATGTTTTCCTTCTGGCAGTGGCTAATTTAGCAGAATGTTCACCCAGAAAATTTTTTGGAAAGTGCTCAAGGGGCGGTCTCGGTTCTTACATTGCCTTCTTGGACATCTGTATAAATTGGAGGAGCAGATGTCCTGCCGACCTCAGAGAGAAGGGCTACTCCTGGTCACAGAAGTCACTCCTCCTGACCAAGAGTTTCTGGACATTCCCCAAAGCCAGGATG AGAGTCTTCTTCAGCCTGATGATCTTCTCTTTCACGTTGGCTACATGTGAAAGAGCTTGCTGGTTTAAAGAGCATCAACTGGAGGTTAGAGATG GTCAAGAGGTGAGGCCAAATACATGCACTGATCCGCATGATAATACAACACATCTCATTCTATCCACCTGGAATACAGCTTATTGCTTGAGATGTGAGTGCCGTAGAGCTGGGAGGATCTGCTGTGAGAG aTTTCCTGATATTGCAGAAAAAGAAGGATGCAAATCAGTGGCTAATACAGAAACCTGTGAATATGAACTCTATAGTCTTGATGACCCATCGAAGCGCTGTTCCTAA